The genomic region TCTTCCCGTTCGGCAGCCGGGAGCTGATTGGTGAAATTGACTAGAGCCGTAATGACGGTATTGTAGTTGTCCGTAGTCTGGTTGCGCAGGGTATTGTACCGGGTTTCTACATCCGTCGGGCAGGAAGTGGACTGTGAATTGATGCTGGTCTCTGCAGCCGTGTAGGTGGCGTTGACAGCGTTTCGCTGGTCATCCCGTGCCTTGGTGATGGAAGCCAGAACGGTGTTATACGCTTCGTTTGCCGTGTTTTTGCAGGCATCGATGTCGTCGGTGGTTCCCAGAACAATCGCTACTTCCTGAACAACACCGATACGGGCACCCACCGGTTTGCCGTTGATGGTGGGCGGGGTGAAGGTCGCCAGGTATTTTTTCAGGTTCGGATTGTTGGAGAAAGACGTTACCAGCGCTTTCAGATCGGCGGGAACGTTGCCTGACTTCGCCGCATTGACAACGTCAGTGGGCTTGTAAGCCGCGGCGATGGCGTCTACCTGTTTCTCCGGAATAACCGCCGTTACCTGGGCTGCGGTTTGCGTTGCCGACTGAACGGCGGTGGGGGTGGCGCTGGTGCTGATGATGGACGTCAGCGCAGCCGTGGCCGTAGAAGAAGTGACCTGGGCCGGAGTTACCGTAACGGCAGCTGGGGCGGTAGGCTGGTAAGCGGGAAGTTTTACTTCTTCAAGGCCCTTGAACGTGTAGGTGAAGGGGGTGACGGAAGCTACTTCTTTAGGCTGGCAGTTGTACATCGTTACGGCCAGTGTCAGAAAACCGAGCAGCATTCTGACTTTCCGGGTCAATAGAGTCATGGTAATTGTGTTAGAAATAAGTGAATTATAAGTCAGATAAACACTTGCTATCGAGCATGACCAGGCCACGCTGGTCAGAGAACTTACAACCGTAAATCGGGTGGCCTTTCAGGGTGCTCCTGTGTTAAGTACAATTTTTTAAGTAAAAACTGACAGTAGTCTTCGTGTGGCTTTACTCGCGCCAGAGCGTCAGTTCATTCTGAAGGGTGGCCGATGTGGTGTCTTCCGGCCGAAACTATTTTAATCAAACGGTAAAAAAATAGCTCTCTACGCTTGATTGACTATCAGGAAAAATAGTACTTATCGTTGAAATTATTAAATAATAATGTAATAAACATATGATATTATGATACTTTAGGGCAAATCTAACGAAAACCCCAATATTTCAAAAAAGAATATGTCTTATTATGTTACTATTTTTTTAAACGGCGAAAGGCCTCCTTTGGGGAGGCCTTCCAGCGGGTAAGTAAACAAGCGGACGAGATAAAACCGTCCGAAAGATTCGAATTGTCAGAACCAGCCCGCGCCCGGAATCCGGAACGGCCAGGGAATAGCGGCCAGAATCAGGAGCAGTCCCAGGGCGAAGAAAATAAAGATCGTCCGGTGTTTGTTGATCGGGCCGGGAGCCCGCCGCGAACGGGCGCGGCCGATGGTGATCAGGACCACGGCGATGAGCATGGTCGAGATGTGCTCGACGGTATAGAACCGGTAAAGTTTTTCGCTGATGAGGTTGAAATCCACTTTCGGGCTGAGGAAGTATAGGATCAGTCCGAGCGTTACCTGGATGTGGGTGGAGACCAATGCCCAGACGTACAGCCGGTTATCGCCCGCCGTGTATTCGTCGCGACCCTGCCATTTCCGGAAGGCGGTGATGATCGCCGCCAGCAGCAGGATGAGGACAAGCCAGCGCAACCCCGAATGGGCATGAACAAGTATATTGTAGAGCATAGAACGAGTAAGTGGTTAAAACTGCTTCGGCGGCAAAGAAACAACATTCCGTCAACTTTTCTTAGTCTCCCGGCGTTTGAGTGCAAATAGCCAATCCATGATTCTATACAACGTAACCATCAACATTGACTCCGCCGTGGAGGCCGAGTGGCTGGCCTGGATGCAGCAGGTACACGTTCCCGAGGTAATGGCCACCGGCCTGCCCGTCGCCTCCAAAGTGATGCGCCTGCTCACCGAAATCGACAACGGCGGCGCAACCTACGCTTTCCAGTACTCGTTCCGGACCATGGACGACTACCTGACCTACCAGAACGACCATTCCCCCGCCCTCCAGGCCAAATTAGCCCAGCGCTACAAAGACAAATTCGTAGCCTTCCGGACACTCCTTGAAGAGTTATGAGTTAAGAATTAAGAGTTATGAGTTATGAGTTATGAGTTGACTCCGCTGGGCTATAACCTAAATGGGCGGAGCCAACTCATAACTCATAATTCTTAACTCATAACTCATAATTCTTAACTCATAACTCTTTTTCTTTTCCTGCGTTTGTCCAGCGACATCAGGAAGGCGGGGAGGAGGATGAGGTTGGAGGCCATGCCCATGAGCAGGGTGATGGAGACCAGCAGGCCGAGAGTAACGGTCCCCTGAAACGTCGAGGCGGTGAAGATGGCAAACCCGACGAACAGG from Tellurirhabdus rosea harbors:
- a CDS encoding cytochrome B, whose protein sequence is MLYNILVHAHSGLRWLVLILLLAAIITAFRKWQGRDEYTAGDNRLYVWALVSTHIQVTLGLILYFLSPKVDFNLISEKLYRFYTVEHISTMLIAVVLITIGRARSRRAPGPINKHRTIFIFFALGLLLILAAIPWPFRIPGAGWF
- a CDS encoding DUF4286 family protein — protein: MILYNVTINIDSAVEAEWLAWMQQVHVPEVMATGLPVASKVMRLLTEIDNGGATYAFQYSFRTMDDYLTYQNDHSPALQAKLAQRYKDKFVAFRTLLEEL